A section of the Desulfuribacillus stibiiarsenatis genome encodes:
- the folD gene encoding bifunctional methylenetetrahydrofolate dehydrogenase/methenyltetrahydrofolate cyclohydrolase FolD encodes MATIIDGKRISSEIRESLRKEVELLKSQGMQPGLAVVIVGEDPASQTYVRNKAKACEDIGIYSEKYELDASITQHQLLEKIDELNSDSRIHGILVQLPLPKGIDEQAVIERISAEKDVDGFHILNAGKLLVGQKGFVPCTPAGVIEMIRRTGVSMAGKHVVVIGRSNIVGKPVSILALQENATVTICHSKTNNLHEMVKMADIVIAAVGRPQMITGDMIKDGAIVIDVGINRVDGKLVGDVNYKEAEEKASFITPVPGGVGPMTITMLLQNTVEACKRTNNI; translated from the coding sequence ATGGCAACTATTATTGATGGTAAAAGAATTTCTTCAGAGATACGGGAAAGTTTGCGAAAAGAGGTAGAATTATTAAAATCACAAGGGATGCAGCCGGGACTAGCTGTTGTAATCGTAGGTGAGGATCCTGCATCTCAGACATATGTTAGAAATAAAGCAAAAGCTTGTGAAGATATTGGTATATACTCTGAAAAATATGAGCTAGATGCTTCCATTACACAACACCAACTATTAGAAAAAATTGATGAATTGAATAGCGATTCTAGAATTCATGGAATTTTAGTACAACTCCCATTGCCAAAAGGCATCGATGAACAAGCGGTGATTGAAAGAATTTCTGCGGAAAAAGACGTCGATGGGTTCCATATTTTAAATGCTGGCAAATTACTTGTAGGTCAGAAAGGTTTTGTTCCATGTACACCGGCGGGTGTTATAGAAATGATTCGTCGAACAGGCGTATCCATGGCGGGAAAACATGTTGTAGTGATAGGTAGAAGTAATATTGTTGGTAAACCCGTGTCAATTCTTGCGCTCCAAGAAAACGCAACGGTAACGATTTGTCATTCTAAGACAAATAACTTACACGAAATGGTGAAGATGGCGGATATCGTCATTGCCGCTGTAGGTCGCCCACAAATGATAACGGGCGATATGATTAAAGATGGAGCCATTGTTATTGATGTTGGTATCAATCGTGTCGATGGCAAGCTAGTTGGTGATGTGAACTACAAAGAAGCTGAGGAGAAGGCGTCTTTTATCACACCTGTTCCTGGTGGAGTAGGCCCTATGACAATTACGATGCTATTGCAAAACACTGTGGAAGCTTGTAAACGTACAAATAATATATAA
- the xseB gene encoding exodeoxyribonuclease VII small subunit: MAKKNDITFDQSLKELEGIVKQLESGDIPLEDAIELYKKGMILSKQCNEKLNVAEQKVQQITLENQTLVFQPMKDKEGELC; this comes from the coding sequence ATGGCAAAAAAAAATGACATTACTTTCGATCAGTCATTAAAGGAACTCGAGGGGATTGTGAAACAGCTAGAATCGGGTGACATTCCTTTAGAAGATGCAATTGAGTTATACAAGAAGGGTATGATTCTATCGAAGCAATGCAATGAGAAGTTAAATGTAGCGGAACAGAAGGTCCAGCAAATTACGCTAGAAAATCAAACGCTAGTATTTCAACCGATGAAAGATAAGGAGGGGGAACTTTGTTAG
- a CDS encoding NAD(+)/NADH kinase codes for MKRIGIIVNKSKPKAWIIARQIIRSLEHRNVKIVIDEFVAEQLGRSELGIPLFQIPKEADIIFALGGDGTLLGIARDFAPHNIPILGINVGNMGFLSESEPENLELAIDKVLSGQYYIEQRMMLEAQVVRNDAVIKQFIALNDVGIAKGAFSRMIEVIMFLEDKFLRSFKGDGLIIASPTGSTAYSLSAGGPIVTPDIDLILLTPICPHSLNVRPMVISGHSTIRTKLDATHDDLGLTIDGQLGFKLEIEDVITVKKSEYKTNLIRWHEHNFFEVVRRKLHN; via the coding sequence GTGAAAAGAATTGGCATTATCGTGAATAAAAGCAAACCAAAGGCATGGATCATAGCTAGACAAATTATTCGTTCTTTAGAGCATCGAAATGTGAAAATAGTTATTGATGAATTTGTAGCAGAACAGCTAGGTCGAAGTGAGTTAGGTATTCCACTTTTCCAGATTCCTAAAGAGGCAGACATTATCTTTGCTTTAGGCGGCGACGGGACGTTATTAGGAATTGCCCGTGACTTTGCCCCTCATAATATACCGATTTTAGGAATTAACGTGGGGAATATGGGGTTTTTATCGGAATCAGAACCAGAAAACTTAGAGCTTGCCATTGATAAAGTTCTCAGTGGGCAGTATTATATTGAGCAACGAATGATGCTTGAAGCACAAGTGGTACGAAATGACGCGGTTATTAAACAGTTTATCGCGTTAAATGATGTAGGCATTGCTAAAGGTGCTTTTAGCAGAATGATTGAAGTCATTATGTTTTTGGAAGACAAATTCCTGCGATCGTTTAAAGGGGATGGACTTATTATAGCAAGTCCAACTGGATCGACGGCATATTCATTATCGGCTGGTGGGCCAATTGTGACACCAGATATTGATTTAATTCTTCTTACGCCAATATGCCCTCATTCTTTAAATGTTCGTCCGATGGTCATATCAGGGCATTCTACGATTCGAACAAAATTAGACGCAACACATGATGATTTAGGCTTAACAATTGATGGGCAACTAGGTTTCAAACTGGAAATAGAAGATGTAATTACAGTCAAAAAATCGGAATATAAAACAAATCTAATTCGTTGGCATGAGCACAATTTCTTTGAAGTCGTACGCCGTAAGCTGCATAATTAA
- the dxs gene encoding 1-deoxy-D-xylulose-5-phosphate synthase: protein MTLLKTISSPETVKQLNANEKRQLAAEIRDFLIEKVSKTGGHLGPNLGVVELTIALHSVFESPKDKIVWDVGHQSYVHKILTGRKDEFEGLRCYKGISGFPKCKESEHDVFETGHSSTSISAALGMAIAGQLRNEEYHSIAVIGDGAMTGGMALEALNHAGHGDANLIVILNDNEMSIAPNVGALSNYLTRVRTDPNYSRAKDDIELFFKKIPAIGNTMLKTAERIKDSLKYLFVSGMLFEELGFTYLGPIDGHNIEDLEMTFQQAKKCKGPILVHILTKKGQGYEPAIENPDLFHGVGPFCIDTGRPIKEPCPPSFTQVFGETLVELAEKDPNIIAITAAMPTGTGLKAFAQKFPKRFIDVGIAEQHAVTLAAGLARQGFRPVFAVYSTFLQRGYDQVLHDVCLQNLPVIFAIDRAGLVGQDGETHHGVFDISYLRHIPNLTIMMPKDEEELRQMMCTALSMQSPVAIRYPRLNGYGIPQSSLSPLLTGKMESIRQGKDLTIVAIGPMVELANEVANVLDGKGIHTTVINGRFIKPLDGAMLHNLATGGRPIFVLEEHALQGGFGSAILEFMESEQLDTSVVRRFGIPDEFVEHGTRDQLLEQLGLTAEKIAFQAQKHLLEYNAYNKTASL, encoded by the coding sequence TTGACCCTACTAAAGACGATAAGCAGTCCAGAAACTGTTAAACAATTGAATGCGAATGAAAAGAGGCAATTAGCAGCAGAAATTCGTGATTTCCTTATAGAAAAAGTATCAAAAACTGGTGGGCATCTAGGCCCAAACCTGGGAGTTGTTGAATTAACAATTGCTCTGCATAGTGTTTTTGAAAGTCCAAAGGACAAAATCGTATGGGATGTAGGTCATCAGTCGTACGTGCATAAAATCCTTACAGGGCGTAAAGACGAGTTCGAAGGTCTCCGCTGCTATAAAGGCATTTCTGGTTTTCCAAAATGTAAAGAGAGTGAGCATGACGTCTTTGAAACGGGTCATAGTAGCACTTCTATATCTGCTGCCCTTGGTATGGCAATTGCAGGACAATTAAGAAATGAGGAATATCATTCAATTGCAGTCATTGGCGATGGTGCGATGACCGGCGGAATGGCGCTAGAAGCTCTGAATCATGCAGGACATGGTGATGCCAATCTGATTGTAATATTAAATGACAATGAAATGTCAATTGCACCGAATGTAGGGGCATTATCTAACTATTTGACTAGAGTAAGAACAGACCCGAATTATTCAAGAGCAAAAGATGATATAGAGTTATTCTTCAAGAAGATTCCTGCCATTGGCAATACAATGCTAAAGACAGCAGAGCGTATTAAGGATAGTCTTAAGTATCTGTTTGTTTCTGGCATGTTGTTTGAAGAGCTAGGTTTTACATATCTCGGACCGATTGACGGTCATAACATAGAAGATTTAGAGATGACCTTTCAACAAGCCAAAAAATGCAAAGGTCCAATTCTAGTTCATATATTAACGAAAAAAGGACAGGGCTATGAGCCAGCAATTGAAAATCCGGATTTATTCCACGGTGTGGGTCCATTCTGCATCGATACAGGGAGACCAATCAAGGAGCCATGTCCACCAAGCTTTACACAGGTGTTTGGTGAAACACTCGTTGAATTAGCTGAGAAAGACCCTAATATTATAGCAATTACTGCAGCTATGCCAACTGGTACGGGTTTAAAGGCTTTTGCGCAGAAGTTTCCAAAGCGTTTTATTGATGTTGGAATTGCAGAACAACACGCTGTAACTTTGGCCGCTGGATTAGCAAGACAAGGTTTTCGTCCTGTGTTTGCAGTATATTCAACGTTTTTACAAAGAGGCTATGACCAAGTATTACATGATGTTTGCTTGCAGAATCTGCCAGTAATTTTTGCCATTGATAGAGCTGGGTTAGTTGGACAAGATGGTGAGACACATCATGGGGTGTTCGATATTTCCTATCTCAGACATATCCCAAACCTAACGATTATGATGCCTAAGGATGAAGAAGAGCTGCGCCAAATGATGTGCACTGCATTATCGATGCAATCACCAGTGGCAATACGATATCCTCGCTTAAACGGATACGGTATACCTCAATCATCGCTGAGTCCATTACTAACCGGAAAGATGGAATCCATTCGTCAAGGAAAAGACCTTACGATTGTCGCTATTGGTCCTATGGTTGAATTAGCAAATGAAGTCGCTAACGTGTTAGATGGAAAAGGGATACACACAACAGTGATCAATGGACGGTTTATTAAACCTTTAGACGGGGCAATGCTACATAATTTAGCTACAGGCGGAAGACCGATTTTCGTACTAGAGGAGCATGCTTTACAAGGTGGTTTTGGCAGCGCAATACTAGAATTCATGGAAAGCGAGCAGCTTGATACAAGTGTTGTGAGACGTTTTGGTATTCCAGACGAGTTTGTCGAACACGGAACTAGAGATCAATTGCTGGAGCAATTAGGATTAACAGCAGAGAAAATAGCCTTTCAGGCTCAAAAGCATTTACTTGAATATAATGCGTATAACAAAACAGCTTCTCTATAA
- the recN gene encoding DNA repair protein RecN, producing the protein MLQALSVKNFGLIEEMTISFHHGLHVFTGETGAGKSMIIDALSVVLGGRASNDFIRYGSESATVEALFSVNESYAEQLKLLGIEFGEELDLAVSREIRHGKSICRINGRMFPVHVLKESLATLVDIHGQHEHQKLVDPKQHLDILDAYGKREITELLKNVQKLYQEYNEQKKKLKKLQETDINQSQRLEFLQFQLEELKQVSLQIGEEEQLEAKKKILVNHDKIQKHVQGILSALADVDDRNAVNATSLLSQSIDSLRELVKVDQGFAPHIDCLEIATVQIDEVTRALCSMTNESEENDQDIDQIESRLYQLQQIKRKYRMDIPDLLLHQKNIEQEIFTLLNRDSVIQEVEAQFNITLEQYHEKARTLMLKRKQIAKAMEDNLKNELLQLLLPNVQFEIQFLTHSEPRSHGTDEVEFLFSANVGEPLKPLTKVASGGELSRIMLALKNILAEVDQTPTMIFDEIDTGVSGKAAQKIAEKLVQVSRNRQVFCVTHLAQIAAMSDVHILIKKNNDINKTYTNLDILNEEQIIEELGRMISGEHVTTKTLENAQEMREIAKNTKNKTK; encoded by the coding sequence ATGCTACAAGCACTTTCAGTGAAAAATTTCGGACTAATAGAAGAGATGACAATTTCTTTTCATCATGGACTTCACGTCTTTACCGGGGAAACAGGTGCTGGAAAATCAATGATTATAGATGCACTAAGCGTCGTTTTAGGGGGAAGGGCTTCTAACGATTTTATTCGATATGGTAGCGAGAGCGCAACTGTGGAAGCACTTTTCTCAGTAAACGAGTCGTACGCAGAGCAATTGAAGCTTTTAGGAATTGAATTTGGGGAAGAGTTAGATTTAGCTGTCAGTCGTGAGATTCGGCATGGGAAAAGCATATGTCGTATCAACGGAAGAATGTTTCCAGTTCATGTACTAAAGGAATCGTTAGCAACTCTTGTGGATATACATGGCCAGCATGAACATCAGAAATTAGTAGATCCTAAACAACATTTAGATATTTTAGATGCATATGGGAAACGGGAAATTACGGAATTACTTAAAAACGTCCAAAAGTTGTATCAAGAATATAACGAGCAAAAGAAGAAGTTAAAAAAATTGCAAGAAACGGATATCAATCAATCTCAACGTCTAGAGTTCTTACAATTTCAATTAGAAGAATTGAAACAAGTGAGTCTTCAGATTGGAGAAGAAGAACAGTTAGAAGCTAAGAAAAAAATATTAGTCAATCATGATAAAATCCAAAAACATGTCCAAGGGATATTGAGCGCCCTAGCAGATGTAGATGATCGAAATGCGGTGAATGCAACATCATTACTAAGTCAATCAATTGATTCGTTACGGGAATTGGTTAAGGTCGACCAAGGGTTCGCCCCCCATATTGACTGTTTAGAAATTGCCACCGTTCAAATTGACGAAGTCACCAGAGCATTATGTTCAATGACGAATGAAAGCGAAGAGAATGATCAAGATATAGATCAAATCGAAAGCAGATTGTATCAATTACAACAAATCAAGCGTAAATATCGTATGGATATTCCAGATCTTCTTTTGCATCAGAAAAATATTGAACAAGAAATATTTACATTGCTAAATAGGGATAGCGTAATACAAGAAGTGGAAGCACAATTCAACATCACATTGGAGCAGTACCACGAGAAAGCGCGGACGCTAATGTTAAAGAGAAAACAGATTGCAAAAGCAATGGAAGACAATTTGAAAAATGAGCTGCTACAACTATTGTTACCTAATGTACAGTTTGAAATTCAATTCCTTACTCATTCTGAGCCTCGCTCCCATGGTACTGATGAAGTTGAGTTTCTCTTCTCAGCAAACGTAGGAGAACCATTGAAACCGCTGACAAAAGTGGCATCTGGGGGAGAACTGTCAAGAATCATGCTTGCTTTGAAAAATATTCTTGCAGAAGTGGATCAAACCCCGACCATGATTTTTGACGAGATTGATACCGGTGTTAGCGGAAAAGCTGCCCAAAAAATTGCAGAAAAGCTTGTCCAAGTTTCAAGGAACCGTCAGGTATTTTGTGTCACTCATTTAGCACAAATAGCTGCAATGAGTGATGTTCATATATTAATAAAGAAAAATAATGATATTAACAAAACATACACGAATTTAGATATCTTAAATGAAGAGCAAATTATTGAAGAATTAGGAAGAATGATTAGTGGTGAACATGTCACAACTAAGACTCTGGAAAACGCGCAAGAGATGCGTGAAATCGCAAAAAACACAAAAAATAAAACGAAATGA
- a CDS encoding TlyA family RNA methyltransferase produces MAKERIDTALVNLGFFETREKAKAAIMAGIVYIGNERIDKPGEKVDVSKEIIVKGNIHPYVGRGGLKLEKALKHFALDVSGVVMIDIGASTGGFTDCALQNHAAKVYAVDVGYGQLDWKLRNHPDVIVLERTNFRHLAVDVLTVGSPNFATIDVSFISLKLIFPKLSEILVPESKVVCLIKPQFEAGKELVGKKGIVRDPKVHQQVIEDVISQATQFHLYLEDLTYSPITGGDGNIEFLALFQFRPNQLQNQRISYNNQCTESDDYRCTENMEAETINHIRNYESLIEKTINDAHNQLQS; encoded by the coding sequence ATGGCTAAAGAAAGAATCGATACTGCGCTCGTGAACTTAGGCTTTTTTGAAACTCGAGAAAAGGCAAAAGCAGCTATTATGGCGGGAATCGTGTATATAGGGAATGAACGAATTGATAAACCTGGGGAAAAGGTTGATGTATCAAAAGAAATTATCGTAAAAGGAAATATTCATCCTTATGTTGGAAGAGGCGGCCTCAAATTAGAGAAGGCTTTGAAACACTTCGCCTTGGATGTAAGTGGCGTGGTTATGATTGATATTGGTGCTTCCACGGGCGGTTTTACAGATTGCGCTTTGCAGAATCATGCTGCAAAAGTCTACGCCGTAGATGTTGGGTATGGGCAATTAGATTGGAAATTGAGAAATCATCCAGATGTCATTGTTCTCGAGCGGACGAATTTTCGTCATCTTGCGGTAGATGTCTTAACTGTTGGATCGCCTAATTTTGCAACAATTGATGTCTCGTTTATTTCGCTGAAGCTAATTTTTCCTAAATTATCAGAAATCCTAGTCCCTGAATCCAAGGTAGTGTGTTTAATTAAGCCACAATTTGAAGCAGGGAAAGAGCTTGTCGGGAAAAAAGGAATAGTCAGAGATCCCAAAGTACATCAGCAAGTGATTGAGGATGTCATCTCTCAAGCTACTCAATTTCATTTATACCTAGAAGACTTAACATATTCACCGATTACTGGTGGAGATGGAAATATCGAGTTCCTTGCATTATTCCAATTCCGACCGAATCAGTTGCAGAATCAACGGATAAGTTACAACAATCAATGCACAGAGAGTGACGACTATCGATGCACTGAAAATATGGAAGCGGAAACGATCAATCACATAAGGAATTACGAGTCTCTCATAGAGAAAACAATCAATGATGCGCACAATCAGCTTCAGTCGTAA
- the ahrC gene encoding transcriptional regulator AhrC/ArgR, translating to MKGQRLLKIRELVKNKEIETQDELVLELKAMGFQITQATISRDIKELQLIKVPISGGKYIYSLPSEQPFNPKQKIRRALLDSFVSIDSAENLVVMKTLPGHANALGSLIDALGWREIVGTICGDDTILIIGRDKELASEIRNKFLEML from the coding sequence ATGAAGGGACAACGACTCTTGAAAATCAGGGAGTTAGTAAAAAATAAAGAAATTGAGACCCAGGATGAATTAGTTTTGGAGCTAAAAGCTATGGGCTTTCAAATCACCCAAGCTACAATTTCTAGAGATATTAAAGAGTTACAGCTGATTAAAGTACCAATTAGCGGTGGCAAGTATATATATTCACTTCCGAGTGAGCAACCATTCAATCCGAAGCAGAAAATTCGCAGAGCATTACTTGATAGCTTCGTATCCATTGATAGCGCGGAAAACCTGGTCGTAATGAAGACATTACCCGGTCATGCAAATGCCCTCGGTTCATTAATTGATGCACTGGGATGGCGCGAAATTGTCGGAACCATATGTGGTGATGATACGATTCTTATCATTGGCCGCGATAAAGAGCTTGCCTCTGAAATTCGCAATAAATTTTTAGAGATGCTGTAA
- a CDS encoding polyprenyl synthetase family protein — MTLKAYLQDKITIINDALDKYLEYKKPHPEVIYESMRYSVFAGGKRLRPVFMLATCEAFGGDSQVAIPAACAVEMIHTYSLIHDDLPAMDNDDYRRGKLTNHKKFNEATAILAGDALLTKAFGTICLTDVNKVHPNVIHQMLCEISTAAGAEGMVGGQVADMEAEGKQIELQDLEYIHAHKTGALLSVAIRCGAILANASLEQQKYIGIFADQLGLAFQIQDDILDIVGNQEVIGKKVGSDIDNNKATYPRLIGLEQSKAKVQELTEQALQALELANCKDSTYLRAIANYLISRES, encoded by the coding sequence GTGACGCTCAAAGCTTATTTACAGGACAAAATCACAATCATTAACGATGCACTAGATAAGTATTTGGAATATAAGAAACCCCATCCTGAAGTAATCTATGAATCGATGCGATATAGTGTGTTTGCTGGTGGAAAAAGGTTACGCCCAGTATTTATGCTTGCTACCTGTGAGGCTTTTGGCGGAGACAGCCAAGTAGCAATTCCAGCTGCTTGTGCTGTAGAGATGATCCATACGTATTCGTTAATCCATGATGACTTACCTGCTATGGATAATGATGATTATCGTAGAGGGAAACTCACAAATCACAAAAAGTTTAATGAAGCCACTGCCATACTAGCAGGCGATGCCTTGCTTACAAAAGCTTTTGGCACAATATGTTTGACAGATGTCAATAAAGTTCATCCGAATGTAATTCATCAAATGCTTTGTGAGATTAGTACTGCTGCTGGGGCCGAAGGAATGGTTGGTGGGCAAGTTGCAGATATGGAAGCAGAAGGAAAGCAAATTGAACTCCAAGATTTAGAATATATTCATGCGCATAAGACGGGTGCATTGTTATCTGTAGCAATTCGTTGTGGAGCAATTCTAGCAAACGCTAGCCTGGAGCAGCAAAAGTATATTGGAATATTCGCCGATCAATTAGGACTCGCATTTCAGATTCAGGATGACATTCTCGACATTGTAGGCAACCAAGAAGTAATCGGTAAAAAAGTAGGCAGTGATATTGATAACAATAAGGCCACATACCCACGGTTGATTGGCCTCGAACAATCAAAAGCAAAAGTGCAGGAGTTGACAGAACAAGCGTTACAGGCGCTTGAACTAGCCAATTGTAAAGATTCAACATATCTTAGGGCAATTGCGAATTACTTGATCTCGCGTGAGTCGTAA
- the spoIVB gene encoding SpoIVB peptidase produces MYKNIKKGFGLLLVMAIIAVTFSTPVQNFHSIPVQFKMFEGQSTDLNFYSVIETHTNNQEVLAVSGTELKTIKTGVSELTFKLFGVLPIKKVHVQVLPETKLYPGGHSIGVKLKSEGVMVVGFYLIDGEDKKVSPGEQANIKVGDYILSINGEKVNDVSIISKFIDTDKPLEMEVRRNDRTFKTVVEPMYDAKAKNHRIGLYIRDSAAGVGTLTFFDPRTKMYGALGHVITDMDTGQPIEVGSGEIFPSKVTSIDKGQKGKPGEKRCVMGNDDERLGNIISNNSLGIYGKLTDVPKDYFAQEPLPIALAHDVKTGPAKIYTVVNGDKIEQYDIEVVNVIPQRFSSTKGMVIRVTDERLLNQTGGIIQGMSGSPIIQDGKIIGAVTHVFVNDPTMGYGCYIEWMLKEANDNAKVFDAA; encoded by the coding sequence TTGTATAAAAACATAAAAAAAGGCTTTGGATTATTGCTTGTTATGGCGATAATCGCTGTCACTTTTAGTACACCGGTTCAAAATTTCCATTCCATTCCAGTTCAATTCAAAATGTTTGAAGGTCAAAGTACCGACCTCAACTTTTACTCAGTGATTGAGACCCACACGAACAATCAGGAAGTACTTGCGGTGAGTGGAACAGAGTTAAAGACAATTAAAACTGGTGTTTCAGAATTAACCTTTAAACTTTTTGGCGTTCTTCCAATTAAGAAGGTTCATGTACAAGTATTGCCTGAAACGAAGCTATATCCAGGCGGTCATTCAATAGGAGTGAAACTAAAATCAGAAGGTGTTATGGTAGTTGGTTTCTATTTGATTGATGGTGAAGATAAAAAGGTTTCTCCTGGAGAGCAGGCAAATATTAAAGTAGGTGACTACATTCTTAGCATCAATGGTGAGAAAGTAAATGATGTATCAATTATCAGTAAATTCATTGATACAGATAAGCCACTAGAAATGGAAGTAAGAAGAAATGATCGAACGTTTAAAACGGTAGTTGAACCAATGTATGACGCAAAAGCGAAGAACCATCGTATTGGGTTATATATTAGAGACTCTGCAGCGGGAGTCGGAACTTTAACGTTTTTTGACCCAAGAACGAAAATGTACGGAGCTTTAGGACATGTAATTACTGATATGGATACTGGGCAGCCAATTGAAGTAGGATCAGGGGAAATTTTCCCTTCCAAAGTTACATCTATAGATAAAGGGCAAAAAGGTAAACCTGGAGAAAAACGTTGTGTGATGGGGAATGACGATGAGCGTTTGGGAAATATAATATCGAATAACTCATTAGGAATTTACGGTAAGCTTACAGACGTTCCGAAGGATTATTTTGCGCAAGAGCCGTTACCTATTGCTTTGGCTCACGATGTGAAGACAGGACCAGCTAAAATTTACACAGTAGTCAATGGCGATAAAATTGAGCAATATGACATTGAAGTCGTAAATGTCATCCCACAAAGATTCTCTTCAACCAAAGGCATGGTTATCCGTGTTACAGATGAACGCCTATTGAATCAAACAGGTGGGATTATTCAAGGGATGAGTGGAAGTCCGATTATTCAAGATGGTAAGATTATTGGGGCAGTCACGCATGTATTCGTAAATGATCCTACTATGGGATATGGATGCTACATTGAATGGATGTTAAAAGAAGCAAATGATAATGCTAAAGTATTTGATGCAGCGTAA
- the xseA gene encoding exodeoxyribonuclease VII large subunit has product MNRNDAVRSIGMKATAWSVSQLTKYIKNIFENDWQLTQVWVQGEISNFTRHSSGHMYFSIKDDKSVIRSIMFAGNNRGLQFIPKNGMKVIIKGYVTVFERDGQYQLYAQEMIPDGVGNLYLAFEQLKSKLKQEGLFDELDKKLIPFLPKGIAVITSNTGAAIRDVLTTVKRRNPLIPVYVIPATVQGVNAPGEICQAISLVETKCAHLVDVILLVRGGGSIEELWAFNEEIVARKIHECSIPIVVGVGHETDFTIADFVADLRAPTPTGAAELVSPPLHELNQGIIDRSHRLQDSMHRIINRFHERLAYMQNSKVLTKPELMFTERKTLVDWLTTQMQNAIENKVEKSIHQYQLLNQRLDDLSPLKIMGRGFSIIHKIKTQEQQQEKELVLSVKQVKVNEQVNVTLLDGELQCTVWGIQNGKKK; this is encoded by the coding sequence ATGAATCGTAATGATGCAGTAAGGAGCATAGGAATGAAAGCGACTGCTTGGAGTGTTAGTCAACTTACTAAATATATAAAAAATATTTTTGAAAATGATTGGCAATTGACACAAGTGTGGGTACAAGGTGAGATATCGAATTTTACGCGTCATTCCAGTGGCCATATGTATTTTAGCATAAAGGACGATAAAAGCGTGATCCGAAGTATTATGTTTGCTGGTAATAATCGAGGATTACAATTTATCCCGAAAAACGGTATGAAAGTAATCATCAAAGGGTACGTTACTGTTTTTGAGCGTGATGGACAATATCAGTTATACGCTCAAGAGATGATTCCCGATGGAGTTGGGAACCTATATTTAGCGTTTGAGCAACTGAAGTCAAAGCTGAAACAAGAAGGGTTATTTGACGAACTCGATAAAAAGTTGATTCCTTTTTTGCCGAAAGGCATAGCCGTGATAACGTCTAACACAGGTGCAGCAATTCGCGATGTCCTTACTACTGTGAAACGAAGAAATCCATTGATTCCAGTATATGTGATTCCTGCGACAGTTCAGGGTGTGAACGCCCCAGGAGAGATTTGTCAAGCCATCTCTCTCGTTGAAACAAAGTGTGCACATCTCGTAGATGTCATACTGTTAGTCCGTGGTGGAGGTTCGATTGAGGAATTGTGGGCATTTAATGAGGAAATTGTGGCGAGAAAAATACACGAATGTTCAATTCCGATTGTAGTAGGAGTTGGTCATGAGACGGACTTCACGATTGCAGACTTTGTTGCAGATTTAAGGGCTCCGACTCCGACTGGTGCGGCTGAACTAGTTTCGCCACCACTACATGAGTTAAATCAAGGAATTATCGATAGAAGTCATCGCTTACAAGATTCTATGCATCGTATTATCAATCGCTTTCACGAACGATTGGCATATATGCAGAATTCGAAGGTGCTAACAAAGCCAGAGCTGATGTTTACAGAGAGAAAAACTCTAGTCGATTGGCTTACGACACAAATGCAGAACGCCATAGAAAATAAAGTTGAAAAATCGATTCATCAATATCAACTGCTCAATCAAAGATTAGACGATTTAAGCCCATTAAAAATCATGGGTAGAGGTTTTTCTATTATTCATAAGATAAAAACGCAAGAACAACAGCAGGAAAAAGAGTTAGTACTCTCTGTCAAACAAGTAAAAGTAAATGAACAGGTGAATGTTACGTTACTTGATGGAGAGTTACAATGCACGGTATGGGGGATTCAAAATGGCAAAAAAAAATGA